The window TATataagattcgaactgcctctagctactgggcaacctcggtagtctagtttgtaagacactgctccagaattggcaaaggtcgtgggttcgaatctcaccagagtaatatgcctgtgattttcccacagaactcaggaaagaaacgagtatacagcgcttacacacatcggtgcaaggataaaaccaaatttaatattctttatccctgatgcaaatttaaaaaacaatcatccCTCAAAttcagcaagtttttttttttgccttttcaAGTTTCTTCAAGTAAACctctttttcatattttgttttaacataaTTGTTTATCAACTCTTATCACGATTTGTGAAAAACAAAGAACTTTGTAAACCCATGTACTTTGATACAAGTGAGTGATTTATACATCATGATTATCATTTGACATACAGAGTAAAACCGGCAATAGGTTATACTGTTAGTTGCATTTAAGAATCTTATAGGTTTTGTACTCATTCTAAATACTCATTCtcaataaaatgttgttttcattCCATTTTGTTGATACAAGAAATGCTTCAAGTCTGTGCAGGATTTTAAGGGTCTACATGTGTatcaaataaaaagtaaaaactaaaaaatgatTTCATGGTGATGATTGTGAAATGAACAGTGacagaaaaataattataaaaacaaaatcatcaaacGAATATTTTGCATAAAGGGTGTATATAAACAACTTGCTctgcaaaagaaaaagaaaaaaaggggaaaaaacccCAAACTCCAGATAATTGGAATGCCCATTCAAATTCATCATCAGAAACATCAAAGAACAATGTGTGCGTTAaattagctttcctgggtcgaccccggtcagCCCCTgttacgttcaaatagctttgatgtcattccaggggctcaccctggtcagccccaagtgtcctgcttgtgggagggtcacttggggctgacctgaggtgcatatcaccatgagagggtgaatgatcgttcgattagcttatGGCAGGGGCTCACTTGAGTGGgcaccgcagggtcgacacggggaagctaTGTGAACAAATTTTCTGCTACGAAGAATTTTTATATttcaatcagggcccaatttcatggctctgcttactgtaagcacacaagctgcgcttacggaagcagggtattctgtgcttatggcaagcgtatttcacgggttagcagtgaattttggcttctccACGTAACTAGGCATTTtgcgcttacaaggctagcgtagaaattcggcgcttgcatgtaagcggagaatcgtgatcgtaagagcagagtttggcggtaagcagagccatgaaattgggccacgaTTGTTTAGAGTGTTCAGATTGTTCTAGAGATATCAGAACAGGTTTTTACCTTCTGTTTTTGGTATAGTACTAACTAtccatttgattttttaaaagtcttattcAGGCAAAACTAGCTCTCTCCGTCTCCACACTGGTCTCAAGCAACTCATGCAAAATattcattccttaaaggcactggacacttttggtaattgctcaaaatgattgttagaaaaaaaatcttacttggCAAAGAGGAATgaagagctgttaatagtataaaacattgtgtaaaacagcaccctctgaagtaaccagtttttgataaaaagggtaatttctcactcaaatattaaaagacttctttcattattctcttgcaacctcgataaccaattgagtccaaattttcacagttattttatgcatatgttgggatacacgaagtgagaatactggtctttgacaattactaaaggtgtcctgtgtctttaaacatgttaaacacaCAAAATGAAATGACATGAAGTTACAGGATGCAGGATGACAGGCAACTTAACCTCTGACCCTGCCTACCTGCGAAATTCCCACCTGCTTCTTGAGGGTCCCCTCATACTGGCAAGCGAGGGGGAACTTCCAGATCCGCGCATCATCTTGCTGTATATGTTAACCACGACAAGAAGTCCGCACAGCAAGATAGGTCCAACGAGGGCGCCCTCTAGGCCAAAGTAGAATATTCCACCCGCAACCGAGAGGGCCGTCAAGTAGGGATGACCTCCACTGGGAAAATGAAATAGAGAAATGATTTATGACTCCAATACATGAAGGTATGGGAATAAATCATGATACATgcaaatatataaaataataataactcggTATATTGTAGCGTCTTTTCACAAtaacgtctcaatgcgcttaaAATTattgccctggtcattgggccaatgaCATCCATCCcttaaatctttctcagctccctggggagtatacagctctGAGCTGCTGTGCCGTTCCAGTGGCTTTttaatacacaatatcaacctctaccctcacaggtacccttttatacccctgggtgtagagaagcaattataaccaagtatcttgctaaaggacacaagtgtcatgaccggggttcgaacccacaatccgATGACTAaatcaccagaacttgaattcaatgctcttgaAACCCCTCGACAAGGACATCCTACATTACCATGCAGAACaatcagaataaaaaaaataaaaaagattaaaTCTGGAGTAAAAGAATTCCATACTTACCCTTTGATGTCACTGTAGATGGCCGTATCTACCATAGCAGTCGGGATGAAATGACAGACAAATAGGAACAGCGCCAAGCCCTTCTCTCCTTGTACTAACAGGTCAATGATCCCAGGTAGGGCCGCCCAGTAGGTGGCCAGGAAAGGAATAAAACCCAAAATGGCTGCCAGAACTGTGAAGGATTAGAGGAAATATTAAGGGCAAGTAATGTTGCATTCATAACCAAGAGGAACACAACAATAATCATGTATGATGCACAGAAATACGACAGAAAAATGGAGTAAAAGACATCATaaggacaataaaacaagctaaatggaGATGGACTGGACACACCGCCCGAAGAAATGACAAcagatggacaacaagaataaagGACTGACATGAGGGTATATGCAGGAACAGCAtggaccagccgtcgatttcacaaagagttaggactcgtcttatctcgagttaggacgagtaacttgtcctaacttaggattaatcttaaggtctgcatgctactgtgcagggttgggactcgtcctaagtcctaagattagtcttaagttaggaagagttttgtgaaatcgacggcagaactTCCAAGAAATGGAAATGAATGGCATTTACACGAGGAGGGCTACATCTtacactggatgaacacagcctAAACAATGTTGATCATGATCATGTATGTCTAACAACTGTAGTGTCATAACATCTTTCCGATGTTAGTAATCACAACCAGTTTGTTCCAAACTCAAAAATTAcctaacgtttttttttaaactttaaaataacCAGTGGTTaccgactcaacgtttcgatcagtatgcccCGATTCTTCCACTCACCTGTTGGGATGAAGACAATCTTGATGCCAAACAGTGTGTGCGTCAGCCACGTGTAGAGACCATAGAATGCTGACATCTTGATAGAAGCCCCAAGAACATCcctagtaattaccaacaagtTTCAAATCACGATTTAATCATAGCTTATGGAAAAAAAAgggcgacgagttcttaatcggccgtttaaaaccagaaGGGTCGtggctctccaccaataggaatagcgaaactgtctggggtactTATGAATATAGGTTCTTACATCCCTAGTAAGTACCAACAAGTTTCAAATCACGATTTAATCATAGCCAATGGAATAAAAgggcgacgagttcttaatcggccgtttaaaaccagcagggtcgtggctctccaccaatagaaatagcgaaactgtctggggtatttatgaatataggTTCTAACATCCCTAGTATGtaccaacaagttttaaattcCTTTCTCGatctctctattcatgtatttccacttcaccgcttatgttacacttagttacctgttcatgtttgttgtgttgtcatttagccttcgagaaagactgctagggtcgaatcgtcaggccattaactattttttgcatttaaaaaaggAGTTTGGAACTGCTAatttgaacttttcaaattacattttaattacAGTAGGTTCTCAAGATAAATGTCACGAAATACCAAAAACCCTGGCCTAGGCAATAGACCAATCcaacgaaacaaaattggtagcgccctcttttgaaaaaattaacaattgcggtgtctttttgtgcacaataataataacaataataaataataacaaagtcttatatagcgcacgtatctaccaaacaaggtactcaaggcgctgagtatatacaaacttcaaTCAATGCACTGAAGACACTGCAGCaaacacttgcgcgcccggtgcgcgCCCGGATCGGTCTATAGCTCTGCTTGCGTAGTATACAGTGTGTAGACCTTACCTAATGGCAGTCTCCAGTGCATTGCTGTATTTACTGCTAGATAACCCAGCAGGAGCCAATCCAGATAGCCACTGCATGGGTAAGTACTGATCACGGCTAGAACTCAGCAAGTAGAACAATGTCGTCACAAACACCAACTTCAaagacacaaaataatgttatcaTTATTAGTATACTTCTTAactattgtttgaagctttgcatggtgtggagaaataagaagaaactataaataaatagtaaacttgcgggtacaaccatatgTAAATCTCTTACGtcgagtgttggctctgaaaaaagcTGGTTTGGTTttgatgtttcgaacagtatactctctTCGTCTTAAAGAGACGGTTGGGTTtcaacgtttcaaacagtataattctgctcgtcttcaggtgacgagcagagaatactgttcgaaacgtcgagacccaaccggctcttgtactgttcgaaatgtcgagacccaaccggctcttttcagagccaacactcagcctgaaagatttacacatggttgtacccgcaagtttacagtttattaatatatatatatattagtaTATTTCTTGATTAAAATCAGTCAAATCTCGATGCACAGgggcattttaattcaaattattCAAATACTCAGTAGCTTTACAATCAAGTGTATTGTTTAGACTTGACAATATTATTAGCTTACCAACTTTGGATATAGACCATGTCAATGTTGCCTGTCTGGAATAGAACTTAAAGGTTTtcacctgtttttgttttggttctaCTGGCTGCAGATCGGTAGGCCATCGGAGAGCAAAGACTCAACAGGAAATATCAGCTATGAACACTAGACATACTCACAAATGAAATGATGAAGTTGAGAAGTGCTGTGCTGCCTTCAAACACAAAGCTGAGTAGAGCAGTCAGGATTGTAAACAACAGACTGATGTTACCGATCAACACTAGCCAAATGGATTCAACAACCTGTGAAAGATCATCCATCAATAATAATtgagaaaaatacaaacaaatgggAAAATAACAAAGTATTAATATTTCACTTAGGGGTCAATGTTgaacaaattcattttttttaactgtgggtgggttggtcaaaagaaataactgaaaaaaaaaaattaaaaaagaagaagaagaagaatatccaggTCGCCAGGATCGTGGATTTCATTCCTAATTAAAATAGAAAAGTAaagcaaaaaatgttttaagccAGGAAAAGTCATTGAAAACTACCGATGTTGAAGACCCTTGATCTAGAGTATGTGGTTCATTTGtggcattattttgttctttagtgCATATGTTATATTCTGAAGCCATAACAATACTTAAAAATTTGAGGTGATGGGTGTGGGTCTACACAATTTCGAAATTTGGTTTAAGGAAtaaattaaatggcccagtgaacAGGGGTAATATAGTTGGAAGCGCTTTCAGTCGCCCTTCAgccgtgaaaagcgctatataaaaactggttcatTATAAATAGAGACTTCCATTTAAACTAACCGATTTGACAGTTTCCAAGTTGTCTTTGATCGTGTCCACAAATCCTCCAACTTCAATGTCGTCTAGTTTACTGAACGTCTTCTTGACTCCGTCCCAAGATATGTCAACGGAGCCGGACAGAAAGCGATGTTTGTCATCGTCGAGCTCCTCAAGGGTCTCATTCTGAAATTCAAATATAAAAATGTTAATATAAACAGTGGTCTCGTTCTACATTTTGTGATATCGCTCATCAGATTGTCATTTTGAAGAACTATTTTGCAACCTGAAGAATAGttaacttgcaggtacaaccatttATCAGTTCTCTTTTGTGGGACTGTACGTGGCTCTGAATGAGCCGGTGTGGTCTAGAcattttcaaacagtatactcggCTTGTCTTCAGGAAAATAAAGTTGTACATGGTTGTTATTGTAGTTTactaatataagttatcacacaagtgcaagtggaatacggaaaaatatagcgcttctgcgtcccataacCAACAAGGCCGAaagccgagttggatatgggacgcagacgcgctatattttccgtatttccacgagcgcgcgtgtgataacgtctttatcttcaagcaaacttggcgcgtgacatagaacacacaatacgcatggtagtgatattagccgtgcaatataggtttttatcaccactccattctgcgaatctgattggaggattagcgcagACTTGAAGATAATAGTTCTTATTATTCACATCATGTAAAGCTTTAAACATCACTTATTTAGCAACCTGTTGAATCATACATGGACATATAATTTACTGAAATTCAAATTGAAAAACTTTAACTCAAATGGCTCAACAAAAGACTAGACAAATACGTATTATTTGGTTTCACccttaagcactgtatactcagtactctcccaaagttctgtgaacagaaaaaaacggtgcatattttttttcttcacataacTTGGGAATGTacaaagtatacagtgcttacaaacATCAGAGTTAGAGTAAAATCaaataacattctttatccccaatgtaaatttaaagccactggacactattggttattgtcaaagaccagtcttcacagttggtgtatctcaacgtatgcataaaataacaaacctgtgaaaatttgagctcaatctgtcatcgaagttgctagataattatgtcacacgaagttgtgtgctttcagatgcttgatttcgagacctcaaattctaaatctgaggtctcaaaatcaaatttgtggaaaattacttctttctcgaaaagtactcctcttcagagggagccatttctcacaattttttatactaccaacagccccccattactcgttaccaagtaaggttttatgccaattaagcttgggcgatatcaaattattttattcacgatatatcgccgataatatatcacgatattcgatataatcgcgattaattaaatttgacatcatcagtcttcaaactcccagtgaaaagtgtagaagagacagtcatagcataagagaggtgttctaatgacctatttgtctggttttactcccaacctatggggtgcaagatgtctcagctaggaaatacatcgcgatattgtgATACTTAAACGATATTTCGATTGAAACCAAATCGAACCGATATCAAaattgtttccaaattaatatcgtgatattcgataatatcgtgatatcgcccaagcataatgccaataattattttgagtaattaccaatagcgtccactgcctttaacatctattagacaATGTTGAAGACAATGTTTTCTTTGAGGACTGACCTTTGCTGCAATGTGAACATAAAGCTGATCCCAAAGCTGCAACACCTGTTGCTCAACATCCTCCTTATTATCATCATCACCATCCATGGAACTCTTCACCTGTTATTATCCAAATAAaagattcaaaaacatttattatCATGTGTATAAGGAGACTACATACAAAGTTAAGGCAGAACAACAAGACAACAAAAACATGGGATAGCCACACCAGGCGTTTGTACAGTAGCTAACAGATGCAGATCCAGATGCAGAAATAACAATTtacagaaatataaaaaaatacaaaagagtGAGGGCAAGTACAAAGTACAACAAATAGAAAGAAAACCATGTTATCTAAACCATCTACTATGTAAAAGTTAATCTATAAAACAATATTGTGGCAATAATCAGtcaaaatgtatcaaaaataTGTCAAAAAGTTATTAAGAAGCATATTTCAGATTCGAAgaatattaaagggaaggtacacattttgtagttactcaaaacaaatactaacttgaaaactgacttggtaacgagcattggagagctgataaaagtataaaacattgtagggaacaactccctctgaagcaacatagtttttgagaaagaggtaagtttctcagtaaaataataaaagacttctagctagaagtcttttattcctgtctgaaagcacacaaattcgtccaacaagggtgttttttctttcataattttctcgcaacttcgatgaccgattgagcccaaaatttccacaggcttgttattttatgcttatgatgggatacaccaagtgagaagactggtctttgacaattaccaaacgtgtaccttccctttaagctaaCCTTATCGGAGATCCAATCTCTACCGTACAAGTAAGCATCGTTGATAACAGAGTCTACAGCTTGCTGCATATCAGCTGCACCAGGGAACCATCTGAAAACCAATCAAACAGTTACTGTggtcactgtggtccagtggttagactgcaggacttgcaatcacaaggttgcgggttcgaatcccccagctaaccgctgatttcacattGACTAGAATAATTAATGTTGTCTAGTTAAgggatcacaatttcttgattctGTGCGATTCATAATcaaagacgttaaaccaatgtttgtatgagcgagattggctgttgccagcttggtgtttatttcCCCTAGTGGAAGTTTACCGAGTTCCCTTTgcgggaagatcattcaaacattACTGTTGAGTAAACATATACTTTGTGCCAGTCGCATCATTCAAGTAGAACGCCCTCAATTAGAGGTTAAATGAAGGTTGttcgtacaaatctgtgcatcTCCATTATCCAGCATTGGTTTCCCACTAAGATGGTGACTGAATGACGTTAATGAATAACGTTTAAATACATCTTTGTTTAATTGTGTTATTTATACACCAGATTGAGTCAGGTATACAACCAAACGATCAAATTATTAATTGTCTTTTCAGTTTAAAGACAACCAAGGTTTCTACTTACTGTTTCAGAGCAGGATTGGATGCAATAGTTTCATTGACGAGGTTTCCAGAGAGTTGAATCAAATGCATGCTCTCTCTTTGAATCTGTCATAGAAAAAAATCAAGCAAAACACTTATACAGCCACTTTCTTACAACTATGGGTTTCAacgtttttacccatatacactgatgtgtgttagcactgtatactcagtactttcccgagctctgtgaaaaaaaaaatcacaggcatgttacttgggtgggatttgaacccacgacctttgcaattctagggcagtgtcttaccaactagaccactgagattgcccggtagctagaggcagtttgaaagTGCTGAGTAACTATGGATCTCTTCTATAAGAAAAAATGAGATATTCAAAACAATCTGaagtttataggatttgaggcattgcatggtgaggtatcaatatatatttggtttgcggtaacaccatgtgtgtatctacttgccaggtagagtttgttcttggagaactgtcttgctttattctactaccgcggagtagatgttcgggggttcgggagacttctcagttctgaaaagaactgtcctgcttttttaactattacctgtgcggatggtatagaaaataggctgggactactactttagcttataggatcgtgattaactgtacttccgcagagtcagttcttaaattgatctcaacgtttcgactagcttatGGAAAAGAAGTTTATAGAAAGATTGGCATAACACCACGTAATGATTATTTCTAAAtgtgttggggtggttctacaaagaacctttggtttcaacttgacgtttcgatcagtatgctttaaaagtcttctggagaaagctgaaGTTTCaaatacatttctttttttttacatctgaAATATGACATACTTTCTTGTGTGATTTCTTGTTCCTACCTGTATTGCAAGAAAGAATGCAACGATGATCGTTCCGATCATTACTCCCAATATGACGATGATACTGATCACTTTATCAACAGAGCCCTGAAGCATGCCAATCACctacaagaaaaacaaagtaaCATCCTTTTTGCTGGTATAAGAGCTTTAGACCAGACGCAAGCGTTAACCTTTTACACAAAGACGGACAGCGAGAAATAACTACATGCAACTATTTTAAAGTAGCATCATGGGAGTAGCCAttatttaaggcagtggacactattggtaattactcaaattaattattagcataaagccttccttggtgacgagtaatggggagaggttgatagtataaaacattgtgagaaacggctccctctgaagtgacatagttttcgagaaagaagtaattttccacgaatttgatttcgatacctcagatttagaatttgaggtctcgaaatcaaccatctaaaagcacacaacttcgtgtgacaagggtgttttttctttcattattattttcttgcaacttcaacgactgattgagctcaaattttcacaggtttgttatcttatgcatatgttgagatacaccaagtgagaagactggtctttgacaattaccaacagtgtccattgtctttaacaagCAGACATCTGATGATACTTGTAATAAAATCTTCTTGTTATTAATATATAAATCGTTTGGGTttcaacaaagacaaatttactggcgtgggacttgaaccaacagcctccagattaacgtaccGGCGCTCTCAGCCCTATGTTGCCCGTCTACCCTATTAGTCAAAATCATTGTATGGGTTGTCAGTCAGAAGCCGTATAACCATTagctgccatgtagccaggaatcacacccaagtttacgataaaACATGGGAAGCAGCAGCTAGGAAAACACCTTGAATATGACAATCATGCTTGTTCTTTAATGGACGTCTGATGTAACTACCAATAAAATCTTCTCAATTGGTCTTCTTAAGAGGTGTACAAAAATAACCATAAAGAAAATGCCTTTTTCTCATTGGGAAAAAACAATTGAAGATTCACATACCATCCTGTCTCCTTTAAGAAATAGGCCAGTCAACCCTCTGATGTACGGAGGAATAAAAGCATCTTCTCGACCCGCTACCCAGTTCATTCCATCAACCTTCAGAGACTCAACCTGTCAagatattaatataaataataataataatatggatttattttgCGCACTTATCCAGAAAACCGCGACAAATCAAGGCAcctacacaaacaaataaagattatacaaaaagaaaacaaaggatATAAAATACTTGTAATTAAGTTAAACCCAATGCGACTCTTTGTGGACAAGTTTGACTTAAGTTCCCTCTGGAAGTTGCGAGTGATTTCACGAATTGAGACAGGGAGCTTATTCCAGAGGGCAGGAGCAGCTTTGGCAAAAGCACGGTCTCCTTATCGAATTGTTCTTGATCTAGGTTTCATCAACAAGTCAGATCCTGCAGACTTTACAGCGCAACTGCTTTGCTTGGTAAAGAGGATTTCAAAAAGATACTGCAGGGCGTGTCCGTGCAGAGTTCCAAAGCCTGGTTACTGgctactgggttcgaatcccggtcgtgacacttgtgtgtccctgagcaagacacttaactataattgcttctctccacccaggggtaaatggttACCcgttagggcagagatggttcttgtgattgatttagccaagtagcgcatattaatgttgcacaggctgcatactccccaccagggagctgagatggtttaaggagtgatttaaggcccagtgaccaggggtaataatgtgaagcgctttgggacgccctccgggtgtaaaaagcgctatataaaaacgggttattattattattattaatactgcactctgaaaacttctctccCTCCGTTGAATGATTTGCAGTTTT of the Asterias rubens chromosome 3, eAstRub1.3, whole genome shotgun sequence genome contains:
- the LOC117288174 gene encoding transmembrane protein 245-like isoform X1, producing MASTSGEGSDLRSPFDSVLTTFLPQGHEKALKQAFYNAATVLFIVLFCGAAVAVYFVLEIFLKPLLWAVLCGTALYPFKYTLTSYVSGWLQGLESSSTPLVVGTIAIPLSLLNFASEQLGRLISHRFTLLMAVSFGLPFSYLAYQCLDYVVTFMLGVFYVLYEGLGYFSTLWVWTIIIAYLLLVIFWWNDSSKALLSTLAVPVWIILLLHLANLTGPFRVLLFIIVITLVALGYSTMRKRETVNLISTDSTDGAEEVDVSPSEVELSPKSSEPKLSTEEQEGQAGTDETTKEGVEEGNGADETDRDRPSKLNIPPPASEPKTDSSNDAVPLSTRYLLGLFWTCVLVRLWMNMWLIQLLPIPIAIWLLKKAATHSGLWDFMKAKVESLKVDGMNWVAGREDAFIPPYIRGLTGLFLKGDRMVIGMLQGSVDKVISIIVILGVMIGTIIVAFFLAIQIQRESMHLIQLSGNLVNETIASNPALKQWFPGAADMQQAVDSVINDAYLYGRDWISDKVKSSMDGDDDNKEDVEQQVLQLWDQLYVHIAAKNETLEELDDDKHRFLSGSVDISWDGVKKTFSKLDDIEVGGFVDTIKDNLETVKSVVESIWLVLIGNISLLFTILTALLSFVFEGSTALLNFIISFLVFVTTLFYLLSSSRDQYLPMQWLSGLAPAGLSSSKYSNALETAIRDVLGASIKMSAFYGLYTWLTHTLFGIKIVFIPTVLAAILGFIPFLATYWAALPGIIDLLVQGEKGLALFLFVCHFIPTAMVDTAIYSDIKGGGHPYLTALSVAGGIFYFGLEGALVGPILLCGLLVVVNIYSKMMRGSGSSPSLASMRGPSRSRWEFRRSETIS
- the LOC117288174 gene encoding transmembrane protein 245-like isoform X2, producing the protein MASTSGEGSDLRSPFDSVLTTFLPQGHEKALKQAFYNAATVLFIVLFCGAAVAVYFVLEIFLKPLLWAVLCGTALYPFKYTLTSYVSGWLQGLESSSTPLVVGTIAIPLSLLNFASEQLGRLISHRFTLLMAVSFGLPFSYLAYQCLDYVVTFMLGVFYVLYEGLGYFSTLWVWTIIIAYLLLVIFWWNDSSKALLSTLAVPVWIILLLHLANLTGPFRVLLFIIVITLVALGYSTMRKRETVNLISTDSTDGAEEVDVSPSEVELSPKSSEPKLSTEEQEGQAGTDETTKEGVEEGNGADETDRDRPSKLNIPPPASEPKTDSSNDAVPLSTRYLLGLFWTCVLVRLWMNMWLIQLLPIPIAIWLLKKAATHSGLWDFMKAKVESLKVDGMNWVAGREDAFIPPYIRGLTGLFLKGDRMVIGMLQGSVDKVISIIVILGVMIGTIIVAFFLAIQIQRESMHLIQLSGNLVNETIASNPALKQWFPGAADMQQAVDSVINDAYLYGRDWISDKVKSSMDGDDDNKEDVEQQVLQLWDQLYVHIAAKNETLEELDDDKHRFLSGSVDISWDGVKKTFSKLDDIEVGGFVDTIKDNLETVKSVVESIWLVLIGNISLLFTILTALLSFVFEGSTALLNFIISFLVFVTTLFYLLSSSRDQYLPMQWLSGLAPAGLSSSKYSNALETAIRDVLGASIKMSAFYGLYTWLTHTLFGIKIVFIPTVLAAILGFIPFLATYWAALPGIIDLLVQGEKGLALFLFVCHFIPTAMVDTAIYSDIKGGGHPYLTALSVAGGIFYFGLEGALVGPILLCGLLVVVNIYSKMMRGSGSSPSLASMRGPSRSRSETIS